A genomic window from Ciona intestinalis chromosome 8, KH, whole genome shotgun sequence includes:
- the LOC100185949 gene encoding uncharacterized protein LOC100185949, which translates to MLPSEETQQLEKFSRNRHEGSGFLVQWNLTTSSTPERPEEGGMELNITAGVFMVLMIAIVTALLLCCCKTYVVCQKRRRRQRAWERNNGGAERGNRSLPTTQRYSDEPPTYADIFFSRSAEQSHEAETPTVTATTISNNNTQPKDPEDSIAVYWSFDDINISTEAPPPLYPTVVIENEAAISELPPPEYETCSRNRVRAPPSGTSTRRSTGRLNIVSNAVMNAIQSVSALVSKENRRTVTNQRTERSENSVNESTSRTVGPQTSSTPDTVPSVEYSNALTDV; encoded by the exons ATGTTACCGAGCGAGGAAACGCAACAGTTGGAAAAGTTCAGCAGGAATAGACACGAAGGCAGTGGCTTCTTGGTTCAGTGGAATTTGACGACTTCCAGCACACCAGAGAGACCTGAAGAAGGTGGAATGGAATTGAACATTACTGCTGGAGTTTTCATGGTGCTAATGATAGCCATAGTAACAGCACTCCTGCTTTGCTGTTGTAAAACTTACGTGGTTTGTCAAAAGAGAAGACGAAGGCAGAGAGCGTGGGAACGAAAT AACGGTGGAGCAGAAAGAGGTAACCGAAGTCTACCGACAACCCAGCGGTACAGTGACGAACCACCAACATACGCAGATATTTTCTTCAGCCGTTCCGCAGAGCAGTCACACGAAGCGGAAACCCCAACAG TTACTGCAACTACTATTTCAAACAATAACACTCAACCAAAAGACCCAGAAGATTCAATTGCTGTGTATTGGTCATTTGATGACATAAACATCAGCACTGAAGCCCCGCCACCTTTATATCCAACCGTGGTGATAGAAAACGAAGCAGCGATATCAGAACTGCCACCGCCGGAGTATGAAACCTGCTCAAGAAACCGCGTGCGAGCGCCACCATCCGGTACGTCTACAAGGCGATCAACCGGGCGGTTAAACATTGTCTCAAATGCAGTGATGAACGCCATTCAATCAGTTTCTGCTTTGGTTTCAAAAGAAAATCGACGTACAGTCACAAACCAGCGGACAGAAAGATCTGAAAATAGTGTAAATGAGTCTACTTCTCGCACTGTAGGGCCACAAACATCAAGCACACCAGATACTGTCCCCTCTGTTGAATATTCAAACGCTTTAACAGATGTGTAG
- the LOC100178071 gene encoding zinc transporter ZIP13 isoform X1, giving the protein MKMLFTWSRLLPKYLATFVLFVGLASPTEPILSIHRAGRTEVFEESSLLNSSFDSMTIPNVPIEQELGTETSENVMKSANSTLLDYSRFEATVLALLSAGLVGMSGIFPLIILPKINGGLNKKDGSVQLQRLLSFAVGGLLGDVFLHLLPESWDQLNNNSGSHTHWPAVGNGLWVLIGLISFCLLEKLFPDDKPEMSDDLTVSEHTDISSCAETTYKQYSNGFNQNENNNLRQVNGTSNGHACHQTSKQNGSKNTKHYETNKERSSSTQIKTSGYLNLLANCVDNFTHGLAVGGSYLVSRRVGVLTTLAILLHEIPHEVGDFAILLRAGFDRWQAAKLQILTAAGGLLGAAVALLAESAKSAGDRVSWILPFTSGGFIYIALCTCVPDLLKEKSPRESCIQILYIILAIVTMHLVSYVG; this is encoded by the exons ATGAAGATGCTTTTCACTTGGTCTCGATTGCTGCCTAAATATCTGGCCACTTTTGTGCTTTTTGTTGGCCTTGCAAGCCCAACTGAACCTATTTTAAGTATACACCGTGCTGGAAGAACAGAAGTATTTGAAGAAAGCTCTTTGTTGAACTCTAGTTTTGATTCTATGACAATTCCTAATGTGCCAATTGAACAAGAACTAGGAACAGAAACGAGTGAAAATGTCATGAAAAGTGCCAATTCTACTTTGCTAGATTACTCTCGGTTTGAAGCTACAGTCTTAGCTTTATTAAGTGCTGGCCTTGTTGGAATGAGTGGAATATTTCCATTGATTATTCTCCCAAAAATCAACggtggtttaaacaaaaaag ATGGGTCAGTTCAGTTACAACGCTTGTTAAGTTTTGCAGTTGGTGGTTTACTTGGTGATGTTTTCCTTCATCTTCTACCTGAATCATGGGATcaattaaacaacaaca gCGGTTCACACACACATTGGCCAGCAGTTGGCAATGGTTTATGGGTGTTAATTGGCCTCATCAGCTTCTGCCTCCTTGAAAAACTTTTCCCCGATGACAAACCAGAAATGAGTGATGATCTGACAGTTTCGGAACATACTGACATAAGTTCGTGCGCTGAAACAACTTACAAGCAA TATTCAAACGGCTTTAATCAAAATGAGAACAATAACTTACGGCAAGTTAATGGTACGTCCAATGGTCATGCTTGCCATCAAACATCAAAACAGAATGGCagtaaaaatacaaagcattatgaaacaaacaaagagcGAAGCAGTTCAACACaaatcaaa ACAAGTGGATATTTAAACCTATTAGCAAACTGTGTGGATAACTTTACACACGGGTTAGCAGTTGGCGGAAGTTATCTCGTCAGTAGACGTGTTGGTGTTTTAACCACGCTTGCAATTCTACTGCATGAAATACCACACGAG GTCGGCGATTTCGCAATTCTGCTGCGAGCTGGCTTTGATCGCTGGCAAGCGGCTAAACTGCAGATTCTCACAGCAGCTGGTGGATTACTAGGAGCAGCCGTTGCTTTGTTGGCAGAATCTGCGAAGAGTGCAG GTGATAGAGTGTCTTGGATTCTTCCGTTTACATCTGGAGGATTTATTTACATTGCACTTTGCACTTGTGTTCCTGATTTACTCAAGGAAAAATCTCCCAG gGAATCTTGTATTCAAATTCTCTATATTATCCTTGCTATTGTCACCATGCACTTAGTGAGTTACGTTGGCTGA
- the LOC104265881 gene encoding uncharacterized protein LOC104265881 isoform X2, with protein MARIVYRQVCEYMRCREYCCRGEMLKHYGIERGDYCCSKSEYELHEAHKNLLDVANFPLAHIPSNFSMPTQVEQQTTTNNDESYKTSPIQTNSSGALGWHHYSIASSVTASILLMLVLLVLLYMFVRWRKANRRNERTSGIVVHHTVHHDTGGQNVYQNMDNVMQAVQGATGTSNSIPFSNLTHVNEKQQSDIQVTTSHSQQFEPPVQLPTYEELFTNEELDSNSGDNKPLEK; from the exons ATGGCAAGGATAGTTTACAGGCAAGTTTGTGAATATATGAGATGTCGTGAATATTGCTGCAGAGGAGAGATGCTCAAACATTATGGCATTGAAAGAGGAGATTATTGCTGCTCAAAATCTGAATATGAATTGCATGAAGCTCATAA AAATTTATTGGATGTTGCCAACTTTCCCCTTGCTCACATACCGAGTAACTTCAGCATGCCAACGCAAGTTGAACAACAAACTACAACAA ATAATGATGAAAGTTATAAAACTTCACCAATTCAGACAAACTCATCAGGGGCATTGGG TTGGCACCACTACAGCATTGCAAGTAGTGTAACTGCCAGCATACTTCTTATGCTGGTATTACTTGTGCTTCTGTATATGTTTGTAAGATGGAGGAAAGCAAATAGAAGGAATGAACGCACAAGTGGGATTGTGGTTCATCACACAGTGCATCATGATACAGGTGGTCAGAATGTGTATCAGAACATGGACAATGT AATGCAGGCAGTTCAGGGAGCAACTGGAACCAGCAATTCAATTCCATTCTCAAACCTGACGCATGTGAATGAAAAGCAACAAAGTGATATTCAAGTAACAACCTCACACT CTCAACAATTTGAACCACCAGTTCAACTTCCAACATACGAAGAATTATTCACTAACGAAGAACTCGATTCAAACAGTGGAGATAACAAACCtcttgaaaaataa
- the LOC100178071 gene encoding zinc transporter ZIP13 isoform X2, which yields MKMLFTWSRLLPKYLATFVLFVGLASPTEPILSIHRAGRTEVFEESSLLNSSFDSMTIPNVPIEQELGTETSENVMKSANSTLLDYSRFEATVLALLSAGLVGMSGIFPLIILPKINGGLNKKDGSVQLQRLLSFAVGGLLGDVFLHLLPESWDQLNNNSGSHTHWPAVGNGLWVLIGLISFCLLEKLFPDDKPEMSDDLTVSEHTDISSCAETTYKQYSNGFNQNENNNLRQVNGTSNGHACHQTSKQNGSKNTKHYETNKERSSSTQIKTSGYLNLLANCVDNFTHGLAVGGSYLVSRRVGVLTTLAILLHEIPHEVGDFAILLRAGFDRWQAAKLQILTAAGGLLGAAVALLAESAKSAGDRVSWILPFTSGGFIYIALCTCVPDLLKEKSPRESCIQILYIILAIVTMHLVSYVG from the exons ATGAAGATGCTTTTCACTTGGTCTCGATTGCTGCCTAAATATCTGGCCACTTTTGTGCTTTTTGTTGGCCTTGCAAGCCCAACTGAACCTATTTTAAGTATACACCGTGCTGGAAGAACAGAAGTATTTGAAGAAAGCTCTTTGTTGAACTCTAGTTTTGATTCTATGACAATTCCTAATGTGCCAATTGAACAAGAACTAGGAACAGAAACGAGTGAAAATGTCATGAAAAGTGCCAATTCTACTTTGCTAGATTACTCTCGGTTTGAAGCTACAGTCTTAGCTTTATTAAGTGCTGGCCTTGTTGGAATGAGTGGAATATTTCCATTGATTATTCTCCCAAAAATCAACggtggtttaaacaaaaaag ATGGGTCAGTTCAGTTACAACGCTTGTTAAGTTTTGCAGTTGGTGGTTTACTTGGTGATGTTTTCCTTCATCTTCTACCTGAATCATGGGATcaattaaacaacaaca gCGGTTCACACACACATTGGCCAGCAGTTGGCAATGGTTTATGGGTGTTAATTGGCCTCATCAGCTTCTGCCTCCTTGAAAAACTTTTCCCCGATGACAAACCAGAAATGAGTGATGATCTGACAGTTTCGGAACATACTGACATAAGTTCGTGCGCTGAAACAACTTACAAGCAA TATTCAAACGGCTTTAATCAAAATGAGAACAATAACTTACGGCAAGTTAATGGTACGTCCAATGGTCATGCTTGCCATCAAACATCAAAACAGAATGGCagtaaaa atacaaagcattatgaaacaaacaaagagcGAAGCAGTTCAAcacaaattaaa ACAAGTGGATATTTAAACCTATTAGCAAACTGTGTGGATAACTTTACACACGGGTTAGCAGTTGGCGGAAGTTATCTCGTCAGTAGACGTGTTGGTGTTTTAACCACGCTTGCAATTCTACTGCATGAAATACCACACGAG GTCGGCGATTTCGCAATTCTGCTGCGAGCTGGCTTTGATCGCTGGCAAGCGGCTAAACTGCAGATTCTCACAGCAGCTGGTGGATTACTAGGAGCAGCCGTTGCTTTGTTGGCAGAATCTGCGAAGAGTGCAG GTGATAGAGTGTCTTGGATTCTTCCGTTTACATCTGGAGGATTTATTTACATTGCACTTTGCACTTGTGTTCCTGATTTACTCAAGGAAAAATCTCCCAG gGAATCTTGTATTCAAATTCTCTATATTATCCTTGCTATTGTCACCATGCACTTAGTGAGTTACGTTGGCTGA
- the LOC100181237 gene encoding jmjC domain-containing protein 7-like, which translates to MNQELNSILKECSTEARELYLPSIVERYDGAPSALEFHRKWVSRNIPCLFQNAINHWPALEKWECPYLAEKLGDKVIQVAVTPDGYADAVRHEKFMLPMEESMTFASFIEKLFDKTSSDAYYIQKQNSNLTIDFPELLCDVDSDFAWANEAFNCKPDAVNFWMGEKKAVTSLHKDHYENLYCVIKGEKTFTLIPPSDRPFIPYKTYPCYKHFFDKVWKIRKVCNLQNVPWIPIDPLKPDLKRYPKYSHARPITCNVKAGEVLYLPSLWFHHVQQADATIAVNYWYDMDFDIKYMYFQTLDKLTQHNHL; encoded by the coding sequence ATGAATCAGGAACTTAACTCAATTCTAAAAGAATGTTCAACTGAAGCAAGGGAGTTGTATCTTCCAAGTATTGTTGAGAGATATGACGGTGCACCCTCTGCTTTGGAGTTTCACAGAAAATGGGTTTCTAGGAATATTCCTTGTTTGTTTCAGAATGCGATAAATCATTGGCCAGCTTTAGAAAAATGGGAATGTCCTTATTTAGCTGAAAAGTTGGGAGACAAAGTTATACAAGTGGCTGTAACTCCGGATGGTTACGCTGATGCTGTTCGACACGAAAAGTTTATGTTGCCAATGGAGGAATCAATGACTTTTGCCTCGtttattgaaaaattattCGATAAAACCTCAAGTGATGcttattatatacaaaaacaaaactctAATTTAACAATTGACTTTCCTGAGTTGTTGTGTGATGTTGATAGTGACTTTGCATGGGCTAACGAGGCTTTCAATTGTAAACCGGACGCTGTGAATTTTTGGATGGGGGAGAAAAAAGCAGTGACATCTTTACATAAAGATCATTATGAAAACCTTTATTGTGTTATCAAGGGTGAAAAAACGTTTACTCTAATTCCACCTTCTGACCGACCTTTCATACCCTACAAGAcctacccatgttataaacacTTCTTTGATAAGGTATGGAAAATTAGAAAAGTgtgtaatttacaaaatgtgcCTTGGATTCCAATAGACCCTTTGAAACCTGATTTAAAGAGATATCCGAAGTATTCTCATGCACGCCCAATCACTTGTAATGTTAAAGCAGGTGAAGTGTTATACCTTCCTTCACTTTGGTTTCATCACGTACAGCAAGCAGATGCAACTATAGCTGTAAACTATTGGTATGACATGGACTTCGACATCAAATACATGTATTTTCAAACTCTGGATAAACTGACACAGCACAATCATCTGTGA
- the LOC100183581 gene encoding protein phosphatase 1 regulatory subunit 3B yields the protein MPADVSYLYSVSPPFHSFSSDFYPVQKRATDFQTSNRYGDAGFTSSMLQYPVQKSLLKERVKTHSFNDADKQSVNNLKLKSIITHRKVLTSSNVGVCSNGSKRKDKKVTFADTQGYSLTLTKYLTESTNEPPKSMTSGTLIRQLVKNLNLSSSDTDSSTKEQKFAFKFTQPVANYVEFKRSLEQHNVSLENIVVKNSLCISGTVKVKNLSFDKTVSVRITFDNWKSYSDHKCQYVKNAYENGALDTFQFNVDVPQCQSEDIQMCFQYVCDAGEFWDNNRGQNYVISVINNRSSIEKSKSPVANHLSNISTHAPSTYMELPGPQFNTWVGWEGSGPFY from the coding sequence ATGCCTGCCGATGTGTCATACTTGTACAGTGTCAGCCCACCCTTCCATTCATTTTCTTCAGACTTTTATCCAGTCCAAAAAAGAGCCACGGATTTCCAAACATCTAATCGTTATGGTGATGCTGGTTTTACAAGTTCAATGCTTCAATACCCTGTGCAAAAATCACTGCTTAAAGAGAGGGTAAAAACCCACAGTTTCAATGATGCTGACAAACAATCtgttaacaatttaaaactgaaatcAATCATTACTCACCGCAAAGTGTTAACAAGCTCAAATGTTGGAGTATGTTCTAATGGTAGTAAGAGAAAAGAcaagaaagttacatttgcaGACACACAAGGTTATTCTTTAACACTCACCAAATATTTAACTGAGTCCACGAATGAGCCGCCCAAGTCTATGACTTCTGGTACACTTATAAGGCAACTTGTTAAGAACTTAAACTTATCTAGCTCTGATACTGATTCCTCTACAAAAGAACaaaagtttgcttttaaatttactcAGCCGGTGGCAAACTATGTGGAATTTAAAAGAAGCCTTGAGCAACATAATGTATCACTGGAAAATATAGTTGTGAAAAACAGCCTTTGTATTTCTGGAACTGTAAAAGTGAAAAACTTAAGTTTTGATAAAACTGTTTCCGTGCGAATCACATTCGATAATTGGAAATCATACTCTGATCATAAATGCCAATATGTTAAAAACGCATATGAAAATGGGGCCCTCGATACGTTTCAGTTTAATGTAGATGTTCCTCAGTGTCAATCAGAGGATATTCAGATGTGTTTTCAGTATGTTTGTGATGCTGGTGAATTCTGGGACAATAACAGAGGACAGAACTATGTCATTTCTGTTATAAATAACAGAAGTAGTATTGAAAAATCGAAATCACCTGTTGCAAACCACCTGTCCAATATTTCAACCCATGCACCATCCACTTACATGGAATTGCCTGGCCCACAGTTTAATACATGGGTGGGGTGGGAAGGCAGTGGACCCTTTTACTGA
- the LOC104265881 gene encoding uncharacterized protein LOC104265881 isoform X1 → MARIVYRQVCEYMRCREYCCRGEMLKHYGIERGDYCCSKSEYELHEAHKNLLDVANFPLAHIPSNFSMPTQVEQQTTTNNDESYKTSPIQTNSSGALGWHHYSIASSVTASILLMLVLLVLLYMFVRWRKANRRNERTSGIVVHHTVHHDTGGQNVYQNMDNVRMQAVQGATGTSNSIPFSNLTHVNEKQQSDIQVTTSHSQQFEPPVQLPTYEELFTNEELDSNSGDNKPLEK, encoded by the exons ATGGCAAGGATAGTTTACAGGCAAGTTTGTGAATATATGAGATGTCGTGAATATTGCTGCAGAGGAGAGATGCTCAAACATTATGGCATTGAAAGAGGAGATTATTGCTGCTCAAAATCTGAATATGAATTGCATGAAGCTCATAA AAATTTATTGGATGTTGCCAACTTTCCCCTTGCTCACATACCGAGTAACTTCAGCATGCCAACGCAAGTTGAACAACAAACTACAACAA ATAATGATGAAAGTTATAAAACTTCACCAATTCAGACAAACTCATCAGGGGCATTGGG TTGGCACCACTACAGCATTGCAAGTAGTGTAACTGCCAGCATACTTCTTATGCTGGTATTACTTGTGCTTCTGTATATGTTTGTAAGATGGAGGAAAGCAAATAGAAGGAATGAACGCACAAGTGGGATTGTGGTTCATCACACAGTGCATCATGATACAGGTGGTCAGAATGTGTATCAGAACATGGACAATGT CAGAATGCAGGCAGTTCAGGGAGCAACTGGAACCAGCAATTCAATTCCATTCTCAAACCTGACGCATGTGAATGAAAAGCAACAAAGTGATATTCAAGTAACAACCTCACACT CTCAACAATTTGAACCACCAGTTCAACTTCCAACATACGAAGAATTATTCACTAACGAAGAACTCGATTCAAACAGTGGAGATAACAAACCtcttgaaaaataa